The following proteins come from a genomic window of Corallococcus sp. NCRR:
- a CDS encoding phenylacetate--CoA ligase family protein, translated as MTLGVAPRARIRRDSQTQRPHLPWALDVAAGLARGAATVDEATARAELEARLPALRDALRGSPYYVRVLRESGLHPGDLRRLEDLRHFPALDRATLARHWEDVPTLPAASDECVVVRSSGTTGDPVNVLRDRRDCLLMWAVLRFFTGRTNTVPPPRPRVVLLDALPGGLEYSVRLPLFHDGALHRVSVLRDDAVARLQRVKASIVFSDPEGLRWLLAHPEVPSPRLVLTSAQHLPHALRDAWRQERGVPVLNYYAATETGPLAWECMEDANRGRFHVLTPDVWLEPDGDEVVVTRLRPSVLPLLRYRPGDTGTVRRDACACGFHGWTLTGFGGRGACAFHTPSGRAVDAWSLAWVFKHHPLRAFRLTQVGLERFTLELSGAPADSVAALRERLTAALRNLGWTAPVVDVRGEEGLAPAAKPLPFRCELALPG; from the coding sequence GTGACGCTCGGGGTCGCGCCCAGGGCCCGCATCCGCCGCGACAGCCAAACGCAGCGCCCGCACCTGCCGTGGGCGCTGGACGTGGCGGCGGGGCTGGCGCGAGGAGCGGCCACGGTGGACGAAGCCACCGCCCGCGCGGAGCTGGAGGCGCGCCTGCCCGCCTTGCGTGACGCGCTCCGGGGCTCGCCCTACTACGTGCGCGTGCTGCGCGAGTCGGGCCTGCACCCGGGCGACCTGCGCCGGCTGGAGGACCTGCGGCACTTCCCCGCGCTGGACCGCGCCACGCTCGCGCGCCACTGGGAGGACGTGCCCACGCTGCCCGCCGCGTCCGACGAGTGCGTGGTGGTGAGGAGCTCCGGCACCACCGGCGACCCGGTGAACGTGCTCCGAGACCGGCGCGACTGCCTGCTCATGTGGGCCGTGCTTCGCTTCTTCACCGGGCGCACGAACACCGTGCCTCCGCCGCGTCCGCGCGTGGTGCTGCTGGACGCGCTGCCGGGCGGGCTGGAGTACTCGGTGCGCCTGCCGCTGTTCCACGACGGCGCCCTGCACCGCGTCTCCGTGCTGCGCGACGACGCGGTGGCTCGCCTTCAACGGGTGAAGGCCTCCATCGTCTTCTCCGACCCGGAGGGGCTGCGCTGGCTGCTCGCGCATCCGGAGGTGCCGTCCCCCCGGCTGGTGCTCACCTCCGCGCAGCACCTGCCGCACGCGCTGCGCGACGCGTGGAGGCAGGAGCGCGGCGTGCCGGTCCTCAACTACTACGCCGCCACGGAGACGGGGCCGCTCGCGTGGGAGTGCATGGAGGACGCGAACCGGGGCCGCTTCCACGTGCTCACGCCGGACGTCTGGCTGGAGCCGGACGGGGACGAGGTGGTGGTGACGCGGCTGCGCCCCAGCGTGCTGCCGCTCTTGCGCTACCGGCCCGGGGACACCGGCACCGTGCGGCGCGACGCGTGCGCCTGCGGCTTCCACGGCTGGACGCTGACGGGCTTCGGCGGACGCGGGGCCTGCGCGTTCCACACGCCTTCGGGCCGCGCGGTGGACGCGTGGTCGCTGGCGTGGGTGTTCAAGCACCACCCGCTGCGCGCGTTCCGGCTGACACAGGTGGGGTTGGAGCGCTTCACGCTGGAGCTCTCGGGCGCGCCCGCGGACAGCGTGGCGGCGCTGCGCGAGCGGCTCACCGCGGCGCTGCGCAACCTGGGCTGGACGGCGCCGGTGGTGGACGTGCGTGGGGAGGAGGGGCTGGCGCCGGCCGCCAAGCCGCTCCCCTTCCGTTGCGAGCTGGCGCTTCCTGGATGA
- a CDS encoding aldo/keto reductase, which produces METRKLGRQGLTVSALGLGCMGMSDFYAGRDDAESEATLLHALERGITFFDTADAYGPGRNEELVGRVLGPHRQRIVLATKFGLVRDPANPQSRGVNGRPEYVKQACDASLKRLGMDVIDLYYLHRVDPKTPIEDTVGAMAELVKAGKVRFLGLSEVNSETLRRACAVHPITALQSEYSLWSRDPEDGVLQTCRELGVGFVPYSPLGRGFLTGQFKRFEDLPEDDYRRHSPRFQGENFQRNLKLVEHIDRLAGQKRCTPAQLALAWVLSRGQDVVPIPGTKRRKYLDDNLGALDVKLTQEDLAAIESIAPPGVAAGERYPTTMQGFLQTDTRKETR; this is translated from the coding sequence ATGGAGACTCGGAAGCTGGGCAGGCAGGGCCTCACCGTTTCGGCGCTGGGCCTGGGCTGCATGGGCATGTCGGACTTCTACGCGGGCCGTGACGACGCGGAGTCAGAGGCCACGCTGCTCCATGCGCTGGAGCGGGGCATCACCTTCTTCGACACGGCGGACGCCTACGGCCCCGGCCGCAACGAGGAGCTGGTGGGCCGCGTGCTGGGCCCCCACCGCCAGCGCATCGTCCTGGCCACGAAGTTCGGCCTGGTGCGTGACCCCGCGAATCCCCAGTCGCGCGGCGTCAACGGCCGGCCGGAGTACGTGAAGCAGGCGTGCGACGCGAGCCTGAAACGCCTGGGAATGGACGTCATCGACCTCTACTACCTGCACCGCGTGGATCCGAAGACGCCCATCGAGGACACCGTGGGCGCGATGGCGGAGCTGGTGAAGGCCGGCAAGGTGCGCTTCCTGGGGCTGTCGGAGGTGAACTCGGAGACGCTGCGCCGCGCGTGCGCCGTGCATCCCATCACCGCGCTCCAGTCGGAGTACTCGCTGTGGAGCCGGGACCCGGAGGACGGCGTCCTCCAGACGTGCCGCGAGCTGGGCGTGGGCTTCGTCCCCTACAGCCCGCTGGGCCGCGGCTTCCTCACCGGCCAGTTCAAGCGCTTCGAGGACCTGCCGGAGGACGACTACCGCCGCCACTCGCCCCGCTTCCAGGGGGAGAACTTCCAGCGCAACCTCAAGCTGGTGGAGCACATCGACCGGCTCGCCGGCCAGAAGCGGTGCACGCCCGCGCAGCTGGCGCTCGCCTGGGTGCTGTCGCGTGGGCAGGACGTGGTCCCCATCCCCGGCACCAAGCGCCGCAAGTACCTGGACGACAACCTGGGGGCCCTGGACGTGAAGCTGACGCAGGAGGACCTGGCGGCCATCGAGTCCATCGCGCCGCCGGGCGTGGCCGCGGGCGAGCGCTACCCCACCACCATGCAGGGCTTCCTCCAGACCGACACCCGGAAGGAGACACGCTGA
- a CDS encoding sensor histidine kinase: MTAPAPSRPPHPPAPPSSPSPRAPGPFQKEEGSALLSYGLATAGVLVAFLAQRLLWPYMSSAPFLAFFAAVAFAGWRGGWGPGLVATALSLVTVDYFFLSPLGNWMIHPGNLIALSFFLALSMFVTLLNVRLRRANAERADLLERERASRAAAEYERARLHELFMHAPAHLVIFRGPQHVFELSNPLNSAMLGNPPHLLGLPAREVGPKEEAERVARILDHVYATGEPFEGREVSLKLPQPDGSLREFIFDVTYTPTHDAHGQVDGIAGFGFDVTDVVRARSRAERLARELSHNEEHLRLLAGASSFLATSLDDKATLRNVVRLAVPTLADWCLIDSAREDGTFQRMEVEHATTEPESLAEPLRSRTTYVSGLPTLAGTGPRHQGQPFFIENFTDDVLPMLTDDPERIALLKELRVRSLVVVPLVAGERSLGLLSFVTTHRSGRRYTSADLPFLQELANRAALSMENARLYREAREAVRLRDEFLSIASHELKTPLTPLNLKLQSLRRELDRHPGPVPREVVERYLDVGSRQLKKLAELVNDLLDVSRIAAGRLSLECVPMDLAELVRDVATAYEGPAARSGSVLQLECTDATMMGVWDRPRLEQVVVNLVDNAIKYGQGRPIQVRLETRDGMAALTVRDQGIGISEEFLPRLFGRFERAVSDRHYGGLGLGLYITRTLVETMGGTVRVESRLGQGSVFTVELPLPALTADVGAPAP, from the coding sequence ATGACCGCGCCCGCTCCGTCCCGCCCGCCGCATCCGCCGGCGCCCCCCTCCTCCCCGTCTCCGCGCGCGCCGGGGCCGTTCCAGAAGGAAGAGGGCTCCGCGCTGCTGAGCTATGGGCTGGCGACGGCGGGCGTCCTGGTGGCGTTCCTCGCCCAGCGGCTGCTGTGGCCCTACATGTCCAGCGCCCCGTTCCTGGCCTTCTTCGCCGCCGTCGCGTTCGCGGGCTGGCGGGGAGGCTGGGGACCGGGGCTGGTGGCGACGGCGCTGTCGCTGGTGACGGTGGACTACTTCTTCCTGTCCCCGCTGGGGAACTGGATGATCCACCCCGGCAACCTCATCGCGCTGAGCTTCTTCCTCGCGCTGTCGATGTTCGTGACGTTGCTCAACGTGCGCCTGCGCCGGGCCAACGCGGAGCGCGCGGACCTGCTGGAGCGCGAGCGCGCCTCCCGCGCCGCCGCCGAGTACGAACGCGCGCGCCTGCATGAGCTGTTCATGCACGCGCCCGCGCACCTGGTCATCTTCCGCGGGCCCCAGCACGTCTTCGAGCTGTCCAACCCCCTCAACTCCGCGATGCTGGGCAACCCGCCTCATCTGCTGGGCCTGCCCGCGCGCGAGGTGGGACCGAAGGAGGAGGCCGAACGCGTGGCACGCATCCTCGACCACGTCTACGCGACGGGCGAACCCTTCGAGGGCCGGGAGGTGTCCCTCAAGCTGCCACAGCCCGATGGCTCCCTCCGGGAGTTCATCTTCGACGTCACGTACACGCCCACGCACGACGCGCACGGGCAGGTGGACGGCATCGCGGGCTTCGGCTTCGACGTGACGGACGTGGTGCGCGCCCGCTCCCGGGCGGAGCGGTTGGCGCGCGAACTGTCGCACAACGAGGAGCACCTGCGGCTGCTGGCGGGGGCCAGCTCCTTCCTGGCCACGTCGCTGGACGACAAGGCCACGCTGCGCAACGTGGTGCGGCTGGCGGTCCCCACGCTGGCGGACTGGTGCCTCATCGACAGCGCGCGGGAGGACGGCACCTTCCAGCGCATGGAGGTGGAGCACGCGACCACGGAGCCGGAGTCGCTCGCGGAGCCGCTGCGGTCCCGCACGACGTACGTGTCGGGCCTCCCCACGCTGGCCGGCACCGGGCCGCGTCATCAAGGGCAGCCCTTCTTCATCGAGAACTTCACCGACGACGTCCTCCCGATGTTGACGGACGACCCGGAGCGCATCGCGCTGCTGAAGGAGCTGCGCGTCCGCTCGCTGGTGGTGGTGCCGCTGGTGGCCGGGGAGCGTTCGCTGGGGTTGCTCAGCTTCGTCACCACGCACCGCTCCGGGAGGCGCTACACGTCCGCGGACCTGCCCTTCCTCCAGGAGCTGGCCAACCGCGCCGCGCTCTCCATGGAGAACGCCAGGCTGTACCGCGAGGCGCGGGAAGCGGTGCGACTGCGCGACGAGTTCCTGTCCATCGCGAGCCACGAGCTGAAGACGCCGCTCACGCCGCTCAACCTCAAGCTCCAGTCGCTGCGGCGCGAGCTGGACCGCCACCCGGGCCCGGTGCCGCGCGAGGTGGTGGAGCGCTACCTGGACGTGGGCTCGCGGCAGCTGAAGAAGCTGGCGGAGCTGGTGAACGACCTGCTGGACGTGTCGCGCATCGCGGCGGGACGGCTGTCGCTGGAGTGCGTGCCCATGGACCTGGCGGAGCTGGTGCGCGACGTGGCAACCGCCTACGAGGGCCCCGCCGCGCGCTCCGGCTCCGTGCTCCAGTTGGAGTGCACGGACGCCACGATGATGGGCGTGTGGGACCGGCCGCGCCTGGAGCAGGTGGTGGTGAACCTGGTGGACAACGCCATCAAGTACGGCCAGGGGCGGCCCATCCAGGTCCGGCTGGAGACGCGCGACGGCATGGCGGCGCTGACGGTGCGGGACCAGGGTATCGGCATCTCGGAGGAGTTCCTGCCGCGCCTCTTCGGCCGCTTCGAGCGCGCCGTGAGTGACCGCCACTACGGAGGCCTGGGACTGGGCCTCTACATCACCCGCACGCTGGTGGAGACCATGGGCGGCACGGTGCGGGTGGAGAGCCGCCTGGGCCAGGGCTCCGTCTTCACGGTGGAGCTGCCGCTGCCCGCGCTGACGGCGGACGTGGGAGCTCCGGCGCCCTGA
- a CDS encoding radical SAM protein: protein MRYELHDSRVLTWSLETHVTTHCNLRCAQCCPLSPHLPAWAVSPQALAEDLRRLSRVLKPNVFKLTGGEPFLHPDLPAVLDAVRASGLTDQVSVTTNGFLAQSAPDAVYERLDRMTLSFYTSAPLPERSIARITERCDRHGVHLTVKAIDRFQRITPDAPLTSDAQVREVFDTCWLKQRCHLVHQGRFYTCTRPPHVATVFAAEHPHLPALVEHDGVPLDDPDLLTRLLGYLERDTPLATCRHCLGSSGPWEPHAQLPRARAAS from the coding sequence GTGCGCTACGAGCTTCACGACAGCCGCGTCCTCACCTGGTCCCTGGAGACGCACGTCACCACGCATTGCAACCTGCGCTGCGCGCAGTGCTGCCCGCTGTCGCCGCACCTGCCCGCGTGGGCCGTGTCCCCCCAGGCTCTGGCCGAGGACCTGCGCCGCCTCTCGCGCGTGCTCAAGCCCAACGTCTTCAAGCTCACCGGCGGCGAGCCCTTCCTCCATCCGGACCTGCCCGCCGTGCTGGACGCGGTGCGCGCCTCCGGGCTCACCGACCAGGTGTCCGTCACCACCAACGGCTTCCTGGCGCAGAGCGCTCCCGACGCCGTGTACGAGCGGCTCGACCGGATGACGCTGTCGTTCTACACGTCCGCGCCCCTGCCCGAGCGCTCCATCGCCCGCATCACCGAGCGCTGCGACCGGCACGGCGTCCACCTCACGGTGAAGGCCATCGACCGCTTCCAGCGCATCACCCCGGACGCGCCGCTCACGTCCGACGCGCAGGTGCGCGAAGTCTTCGACACGTGCTGGCTCAAGCAGCGCTGCCACCTGGTCCACCAGGGCCGCTTCTACACCTGCACCCGTCCGCCCCACGTCGCCACCGTCTTCGCCGCGGAGCATCCGCACCTGCCCGCGCTCGTCGAACACGACGGCGTGCCGCTCGATGACCCGGACCTGCTCACGCGGCTGTTGGGCTACCTGGAGCGGGACACGCCGCTCGCCACCTGCCGCCATTGCCTGGGCTCCAGCGGCCCCTGGGAACCCCACGCGCAGTTGCCGCGCGCTCGCGCCGCGTCCTGA
- a CDS encoding DEAD/DEAH box helicase has product MATLIPSLNQCLSRMQAGEKRFARRLEEKLEDDYLLWYDVPIGGTGHHPDFIVLHPRRGLLVLEVKDWKRDTLQTIDKARAVLVTQTGLKEVANPFEQSRIYVQEIATLLQRDPMLVNPEGPHRGRLVLPWSHGVVLSNITRKQFDEGDLGKVLPPSRVICRDEMGEDVDPERFQKRLWDMFPWSPSQPISLPQLDRIRWHIFPELRIGSGPLARSAPVQAELELSVPDLIRIMDLQQEQLARSLGEGHRVIHGVAGSGKTMILGYRCLQLARALHRPILVLCFGKPLYGWLEQLLRAQGLSGQVVIQTFHAWCYAQLRHFHVGLPPQGLPSGEFVEQLVQRVIAAVDRGLIPRAQYGAVLIDEGHDFQPEWFKLISQMVDPSTNSLLLLYDDAQAIYPHKRFSFRSVGIQAQGRTTILRLNYRNTADILQFAADFAREVLTPNDADEDGVPLVQPQSAGRRGPVPKVVTLPNLHEELRYIGGRFQQLHDEGHAWNEMALLYRSADIGQRAVQRLSHMGIPLQWVGKGSGQSAFKSSEASVKVLTFHSSKGLEFPVVAIPRLKRPAPERPDAKEEARLLYVAMTRAMDQLVLTES; this is encoded by the coding sequence ATGGCGACGCTGATCCCCTCCCTGAACCAGTGCCTCTCGCGGATGCAGGCCGGGGAGAAGCGGTTTGCTCGCCGATTGGAGGAGAAGCTCGAGGACGACTACCTGCTCTGGTACGACGTCCCCATCGGTGGCACGGGTCACCATCCGGACTTCATCGTCCTGCATCCGCGCCGGGGGCTGCTGGTCCTCGAAGTGAAGGATTGGAAGCGCGACACCCTCCAGACCATCGACAAGGCACGAGCGGTCCTGGTGACGCAAACCGGCCTCAAGGAGGTGGCCAACCCCTTTGAGCAGTCCCGTATCTACGTCCAGGAGATCGCGACGCTGCTTCAGCGCGATCCCATGCTCGTGAACCCCGAGGGTCCGCACCGGGGCCGGCTCGTCCTGCCCTGGAGCCATGGGGTCGTCCTCTCCAACATCACCCGGAAGCAGTTCGACGAGGGCGACCTGGGAAAGGTGCTGCCTCCCTCGCGCGTCATCTGCCGGGATGAAATGGGGGAAGACGTCGACCCCGAGCGGTTCCAGAAGCGGCTCTGGGACATGTTCCCCTGGTCCCCCTCGCAGCCCATCTCACTGCCGCAACTGGACCGGATCCGCTGGCACATCTTCCCCGAGCTTCGGATTGGCAGCGGCCCGCTTGCCCGTTCCGCGCCGGTGCAGGCCGAGCTGGAGCTTTCGGTTCCGGACCTCATCCGCATCATGGACCTCCAGCAGGAGCAGCTGGCTCGCAGCCTGGGGGAAGGGCACCGGGTCATCCACGGAGTCGCTGGCTCCGGCAAGACGATGATCCTGGGCTATCGCTGCTTGCAGTTGGCCCGAGCGCTCCATCGCCCCATCCTCGTCCTCTGCTTTGGGAAGCCGCTCTATGGCTGGCTGGAGCAGTTGCTGCGCGCCCAGGGGCTCTCAGGGCAAGTGGTCATCCAGACCTTTCATGCCTGGTGCTACGCCCAGCTCCGCCACTTCCACGTGGGACTTCCACCCCAGGGGCTGCCGTCCGGTGAGTTCGTCGAGCAGCTCGTCCAGCGGGTCATCGCCGCCGTGGATCGGGGTCTCATTCCCCGGGCGCAGTACGGAGCCGTGCTCATCGACGAAGGGCACGACTTCCAACCGGAGTGGTTCAAGCTCATCTCCCAGATGGTGGACCCGAGCACGAACTCGCTCCTGCTGCTCTACGACGACGCCCAAGCCATCTATCCGCACAAGCGGTTCAGCTTCCGGAGCGTGGGCATCCAGGCCCAGGGCCGTACCACCATCCTGCGACTGAACTACCGCAACACCGCAGACATCCTTCAATTCGCCGCCGACTTCGCGCGGGAGGTGCTGACTCCCAACGACGCGGATGAAGATGGCGTTCCGCTCGTCCAACCCCAATCCGCGGGACGCCGCGGGCCTGTGCCGAAGGTCGTCACGCTGCCCAACCTGCATGAAGAGCTGCGATACATCGGGGGACGCTTCCAGCAGCTTCATGACGAAGGCCACGCCTGGAATGAGATGGCCTTGCTCTATCGCAGTGCGGACATCGGTCAGCGTGCCGTTCAGCGCCTGAGCCACATGGGCATTCCCCTGCAGTGGGTGGGCAAGGGCTCTGGCCAATCCGCCTTCAAGTCCTCCGAGGCCAGCGTCAAGGTCCTGACGTTCCACTCCAGCAAGGGGCTGGAGTTTCCTGTCGTCGCCATTCCCCGCCTCAAGCGCCCGGCACCCGAGCGGCCGGATGCCAAGGAGGAAGCCCGGCTGCTCTATGTGGCAATGACCCGTGCCATGGATCAGCTCGTCTTGACCGAGAGCTGA
- a CDS encoding AAA family ATPase — MTKLRRLKIEEFRHVAAGTELHFRDSLNLLLGKNGSGKTTLLNLIVMALRGDFTEILEEPFQLEYELEADQDRIEVRLRNTLRFSSVGFPPPSGQGTVWGWASLSGQGTGWGDSVLTRANSGARPSVIGEITLSGPNFTPPITVSFEGERVVIRTPEKVLKELTDFFVGPSDIANLPDIVSSIQLADSGESYGPAAARLMTVFGVNYSVKRLDESLELLTQAISNSRLFSARNIPQPGQLRGGLLFFGDCPVSILGQANVQLTQHNDADEIRLSTKDDTAEFLSKFIRLVGLDVANAKLARTARRPIGYTEEVDFGNLRFEFSRRDRSILSYSHLSYGQKRLLAFYYQLAFTSPVVVADELVNGMHHEWIEACLEDLSSRQAFLTSQNPLLLDYLSFETAKEVQSSFVLCRNVTQDERTQLTWENMSAEEAQGFFDAYQVGIQHVSEILRTRGLW; from the coding sequence ATGACGAAACTGAGAAGACTCAAAATTGAAGAATTCCGGCACGTCGCCGCAGGCACGGAGCTTCACTTCCGCGATTCCCTCAATCTCCTCCTGGGCAAGAACGGCAGCGGCAAGACGACGCTGTTGAACCTCATCGTCATGGCGTTGCGCGGGGACTTCACTGAGATCCTGGAGGAGCCCTTCCAACTCGAATACGAACTGGAAGCAGACCAGGACCGGATTGAGGTCCGCCTGCGCAATACCCTTCGGTTCTCCTCGGTGGGCTTCCCTCCACCAAGTGGACAGGGCACTGTCTGGGGCTGGGCTTCCTTGAGCGGGCAAGGCACAGGCTGGGGTGACTCGGTGCTTACCCGAGCCAACTCAGGCGCACGGCCTTCTGTGATTGGCGAAATCACCCTCTCCGGCCCTAACTTCACTCCTCCGATCACCGTCAGTTTCGAAGGGGAGCGAGTCGTCATTCGCACACCCGAGAAAGTCCTCAAGGAACTCACGGACTTTTTCGTTGGCCCGTCCGACATCGCGAATCTTCCAGATATCGTATCGAGCATCCAGTTGGCGGATTCTGGCGAGTCCTACGGCCCCGCTGCAGCACGGCTGATGACCGTGTTCGGGGTCAATTACTCCGTCAAGCGCCTGGACGAGTCGCTTGAGCTTTTGACGCAAGCCATTTCCAATTCACGCCTCTTTTCTGCACGTAACATTCCTCAGCCAGGACAGCTAAGGGGAGGACTCCTCTTCTTTGGTGACTGCCCCGTGTCCATCCTTGGACAGGCCAACGTTCAACTCACCCAGCACAATGATGCGGATGAAATCCGCCTCAGCACCAAAGACGACACCGCTGAGTTCTTAAGCAAGTTTATTCGCCTTGTGGGGTTGGATGTTGCAAATGCCAAGCTCGCGCGAACGGCACGCCGCCCCATCGGATATACCGAGGAAGTCGACTTCGGGAATCTTCGGTTTGAGTTCTCCAGGCGAGACAGATCAATCCTGTCCTACTCCCATCTAAGTTACGGACAGAAGCGGCTCCTCGCCTTTTACTACCAACTGGCGTTCACCTCACCAGTCGTTGTTGCCGATGAACTCGTGAACGGCATGCATCATGAATGGATTGAGGCGTGCCTGGAAGACCTGAGTAGCCGACAGGCCTTCCTGACAAGCCAGAACCCATTGCTACTTGACTATCTGTCATTTGAAACAGCTAAAGAGGTCCAATCCTCCTTTGTCCTCTGCCGTAATGTGACACAGGATGAGCGAACTCAATTGACCTGGGAAAACATGTCCGCAGAAGAGGCCCAGGGCTTCTTCGATGCGTACCAGGTGGGCATCCAGCACGTCAGCGAGATCCTGCGAACCCGAGGGTTGTGGTGA